The DNA window tatgtataactgattcactttgttataaagcagaaactaacacaccattgtaaagcaattatactccaatgaagatgttaaaaaaaaataggcaactCTAGCTTGATgtctaatatatatatgtgtgtgtgtgtgtgtatatatatatatatatatattttttttttttttttttttttttaattagactaGTTCTGGAAATCCGCAAATGTGGTTACTGCTGATTTAAATGCAATCCCCCTTCTATctcctgagcctgtttccttggCTCTCGCTGCAGCAAGTGGAGATGGCTTGTAACACTTCCCTGTACCACAGTGATTTAGGACACTTGTTGcagagtggtgtgtgtgtgtgtgtgtgtgtgtgtgtgtgtgtgtagggatggGGGAACTGCTCAGCATCTCCACTTGACTGCTGCCTTCCCCTCCTCTGACCCCCACCTCTGAGCCTGGCCAGGGCAGGAGCCGGGAGAGGAGTATGGTCACAATTCcaactgttttaatttgcagctTAAATCTTATTGtaatacaaagcagaaatagagacacagacatggataccaagggggaagggggggtgggatgaactgggagattgggattgacatatatacacaattgatactatgtataaaatagataactaatgagaacctactgtatagcacagggaactctactcaatgctttgtggtgacataaatgggaaggaaatccaaaaaagaggggatatatatatacatatagctgattcaccttgttgtacagtaggaactaacacaacattgtaaagcaactatactccaataaaaatttttaaaaaaattcctattgTGATACATGTATATAACGCATTCCCAAAGGCCACTCTTCTGTGGATGGGAGCCAGGAAGCGGAGCCGGAATAGGAAAGTGTTTGGAGAGGGCTGAGGTAACACAAATAACTCTCCCGACCCCTGCACAGGGTGCTGCAGCCTCACTGGCTTTGCTCCACTTCCCTTCCAGTTAGGAGGAAGCTTTTGGAAGGTCCAGCCAGGACCGGGCAGGCCCAGCCAGCCCTCGATGTCCCTGCCCAATTTTCTGGTCTTGGAGATCTGAGGACAGAGGGGTGGGGTAGAGGTGGGAAGCTGAGGCTGTGGTTCTACAAGGCCTCTACAAGGACAGGGaaggtctgttttgttcatgtCTGTGGCCCAGATCCAGCCTGGCCTACTGTAAGTGGTTAATAAATACCAGttacatgaatgaatgattatATCTGAGTGAGGTAACTAGAGGAAGGGTCTGGTCAGGGGAGTTCATCTGTCTGGGAAGATGGGGTCTTTGAGAGGAAGAAATAGGAGGATCTGCTCTGGCCTGTTATCCTAGGACTGGTCCTTAAGAAGCTGATATTGAGGAGAGAACTACTCATTCCGGGTCCTGGGGCTTGATGAGTGGGATCTTCTAggtgtttttatatttgtttgtttctcaaaAACCATCCTCCTGCTCAACCCCCAGACTCTTCTCTTTTATTGTTTCTACTTCCTCATACTAACTTCCCAACACTGAGGAAGGAGCCATCCAAATGCACAACCCAGAGAGCTCAGGGTctgggtggagggggggaggggggagactgAGGTTGTTGGCGAGACAGCTGAACTTGGATGACCCCAATACAAGGACTAACTAAAACACTTGGACTTCACAAAATTTGGAAGTCTAGAATCTTGGGTGTTAGAGGTCATCTAATCCCACACACCCCACCAAAATTATGAATCCCTCCTGAGGCATCCCTGTTATTGAACCCCATTAGGAGACCCTTGATTTGGCAGTATTACAGTTAGAGAAATCCACTTACGTCTAAGGTCTAATGATGCCCCTgtcaataaacaaaggaaaggaaagaggagtaAGAACCCATGTGTGTCGGTTCCAAGCCCAGAAGCCAAACAAAGAGCCCAGAATGTCCTTAGGGACACTGACCCACAAATTATCTCAAGATAGCATTAAAATTTAGCCCTAATGGAGGGTCTGGAGAGTTTTGCTAAAATCTTTGTCCTTTTCCTAAAGGCTCCAGGAGCAGACCCTGCATCACAGGCTACATCAGCTACTCTAGGGCTCACCTGCCTGGCCCAGGAGGGGTCCAGCAGGACAGAGGCATTCTGGAACCAATGTCTTCAGATGATGGATTACACTGGGATTTGGTACCCCTAAGTGGATTCCTGTAAgcagagagagcaggagagacCTGCAGGAATGCCCTGGGCTGGGGTTGGGAGAATGGAGCCTCAAAGCAGACCATAAGCTGTTGGAGCACACAGTCAGGAGTGAAGATGTGTCATTGTCCTGAGCCCTCAAAGCTTCTGACCTACTACAATAAGGAAGCAGAACCACCATCTGTCACCTGTTCTGGAAGGAGGGAGCCAAATCACAAATACCGTAGATCATTTGTGTAAACATATGCTTCTCTGGGTGTGTCTGTCTCTTCCCCTGTGAGTGAACTGGAGGTGTCAGAAATATCCTTGACATATCTGTTTACCTGTTGACCTGTTTCCCAGTTCTCCTTCTTTACCCTTAAATGTCATGGCCCCCAGGGCTTGGTCTGGTCCCTCTTCTCTACTCCCTCAAGACCTCCCTGGTTAACTGCATCCATATAGCCTTCAGAATGGCTATGGCTTCCAAATCTATACCCTCTCTTCACCTTGGTCCTGAGCTCCAGATGTGTATCCAGCTCCTCCCAAACGCCTCCACTTGGCACACAAATTCCGCTCACTTCTAACAACTCACCAACTCACTCCCCCTGCATTGCTATCAGAACATCTAAACTTGTCACACCCTCCTTAATATTTATTCACCATTGTCTGATTTTCCTCCCCAGATCTCCaagtggggcaggggtgggatggggtggggtggcccTGAGAGTTGGTTAGAAGTGTTCTGGGGATCTGGAACACACATGTAGAAATTAGCTGAGATTCAGCAGCAGGTCAGGAATCAGGTAAACAAGGGATTACAATGCCAAGTGGGGCAAACCAAGTGAGCAGAATATATCCCAGGGCAAAACCACGGCGGTCAGAGATGGAGGAGGCTACTGGTGAGAAAAAGCCCCACAGAGGAAGCAAGGCAAGCCCAGAATGATGGTTGGTCACCATTTCTGTGTATCCTGCATGTTTCCGGTGTGTGAGAACTGAAAACAATCAGagaaactgatttcttttttttttttaaggaacagaaGGCAACTGGCTTCCAGTCATCTACTATGTCAAGTCCAAACTCCCTAGCAGAACATTCAGATCCTTTCTGACCTGGCACATTCTTACTTCTCCAGGTTCACCTTTTTCACCCCCCAGCTCACTCGAGTACTACAGGCATTTCCCTGTATTCAGTGTGTCTCTTGTGCTTCCATGTACATACGCAATTCCCTCCGTCctatgttgactgaaaaaaaatgcatgacgtgagagttgtgagttaactTATATGTGGggaaaatgaggactatagcctgggagacagcgtctcagatagctctgaggaactgctccgaagatattggggggggggggtcagtattatatatgattttagtgaagggacatacgtgcaatcaagcacacatttggGCAGAGGGTTTCTGCGAGTCACGAGAAAGTTGTTGCTAGTCACGAAGAGCAGATgtctctgttaatgattttagtgcttttctagatatgagaagatgcaagaaattgggctcataaaatcttctcctgaaaatatctaactatctgaaggcctgttctgccagtttttcccagagcacagagggcctcattcctgatctccaccctgaactcctttcacggtgtgttgaaggtcagtgactgcagtggctagtgactttGTAGAGGCAGAAGGCAAGTGACAATTTTTAGCTGGCACCTAGAACATCATTTCCATTAGTGTCTACTCAGTGAAGACGTACTCATCTCTGTAGATTTAGCCCCAGCTTTCTCAGCTCCTCCAGGCACGCTGAATGATTCTGACATCTTTTTGATGTCGCAGGAGACATACCTTCATGCCTCAATTATTTCAATTGCCACACTCCATAATTATTGTTTACTTGCCTGCCTGAACTGCGTGAGGACATAacctacatatatttttttcttttggtcatgccacgtggcctgtgggatcttagttccctgatcagggattgaacccgggccatggcagtgagagcgaggagtcctaaccagtggactgccagggaattcccagaacctGTATCTTACTGAAGTTTTTAAACCCCAGCATCTAACATAGTGGCTAGGACATACTtggtgcacaataaatatttgttggatcagtgaatgaatggatgaatgggcTCATGCTCTTATAGGggagacaaacaaacaaagagaagATCACAAAGCTGTGTGAAATAGGTAGTTTTGGGTATAGAGAGGAAGGGATGCCTAATTTCAGGCAGCCCTGCCCCATTTTCTGCCTCCTATAATATGCAATCAACATAAAAACACTACAGAGCAAATACAATTTTAGTTTTGAAACAACCAAGGAATCTTATTCATAGGAATGAAATTAGATAAGCTCTTTCTTTTGGTGAAGAGGGCAGTGCCTCTGCTTTGTTGATGACTGTATCAGTCAGGTTGCTGTCACACTCAAGGATATAACTTATGAGATGACAGAGATGTGGGCAGGGTTAAGGAAACTAGTCAGGGCTGAAGAGCCACAACTAGCCACAAAGTAGTCAGGGCTGAAGACTAGCAACAGCGGGAAGCTGTTGCCAACCCTAGGCCTGAGGTCCAGGGTGGGAGCCTGGAGCTGTAGCCATGGAGGAgcacagccactatgggaaactcGGTCTCAGCCAGCAGGCTCATTGTGGGGGTGGGTAGAGGGTGAGGACCTCTAGCATGTTCTCCTCCAACTGCAGATCGGCCTCTGCCTCTCATTAACTGAACTCAATCAGAAGCCAGAGAACGAGTGAACCCTACTGCTACAGTTCACAGAGGTCAGCTTCCAGGGGCAGGGTGGAGAAGGGCCAAGAATGGATCTGGGTGGTAGGAGGGCAAACAGAATAACCAGCATGGAGGGGAGATGCTTCTGCTTTGTGGGTGACCTATGTGTATGATTCTTGCCTACTGAGTAATCAAACATTGACACAGCCCTGTGGATTACAATTCTAGGTCTCATGTCTTATCTATTTAGGTATTGGTGTATTCAAGCTTATTACAGTCTGTGCCACTTAATTAGTAGGTCTGACGTGGGACAAGGgtatctatgtttttaaaaagcttcccaaGTAATTCTGATAGGCCCCACTTGTTGAGAGCCACGGTTATAGTCTCACCCTCTCATCTTTATGGATAGGAAACTAAcatccagagaaatgaaaaatgcccTGACTTGGCCACTCTCTGAGAAGTATCCCTTAGGTGACATTAAAGGGTTTGGCTGGAAAACTGACACATTTGCACATATCTTCTGGCCCAATtcctccattttactgatgaaaaaactgaggctctgaaaatGGAGTGATGTGCGCAGTTATATAACTAGTAAGTCACAGAGGAGGAAGGACTAGTACTAAGTAcagtattttaacttttaatccaGTGTTCTTTCCAGGCAGCACACTttgtaggagtgtgtgtgtgtgtgtgagacaaaGCCCCTGGGGCAGCAATTCTAGTCTCCCATTCTGGTAAGGTGAATCTCCCCACAGTAGAACACGCATAGTTCCTTGGCCACTGGGACTCTGTGTAGGAAGAGCCTGGAGGGGATGAGGGAAGGCTGGGGGTGAGCCTCAGTCCCAAGCCTTGGCTCTCACCCTTATTGCTCCTGGCTCTGAATCTCTGTTTTTCAATTCTGTCACTAGAAGAGGGCTGCTCCCTCCTCTGAGAGGGTGTCAAGTGGACAACACAGGCTTTAGGGAAAGTAGGCAgagtccaaaagaaaaaagaagaggccCACTGTGGGAGGGGCTCACAGGGGATCTCAGTCTGTGGGCTTCTCCCCAGCCAGCACAAGGGGGGGTCCAGCACTagggcctcagtgtcttcatgaTGCTAAAATTCCTTTATGGCTGCTAATTAGAGCTAAGTAGGGCTGGTTACTCCACCCCAATTCCCAAAGCCTGACACACAGCTACTTCCCTCCTATGGCAGATCAAAGACCACCGGGCCATCCTTTAAGATGTATCTGAAATCTCCATCTCCAGGAAGACCCCTAGACTTAAATTTCCTGAAAGCAGCAGCCCTTGCCCTTCCCAATCCTACACATGTTGGGCTTGGGAGGAACCTTGGAGAACATCCACTCATCTTATATATGAAGAAATCAAGGCCAGAGAGGGGAAGCATGGAAGTGGCAAACCTGGGACTAAGTCCCAGTCTATTTGACTGCCTACCATTTCTCTCATGTAATTCCCATGATTCTGAACATGCTTGGTTCCAAATGTGCCTGTGTACTTTTAGTCTGTGTAACATCAACTTAAGTTGCATTTTTGGTGGAGTTAGTTCACACTCCTTTGTGTCCTTAAGTATGCTCAGGTCTGCCTATCTATCATTCCTGGTGTGTTCTTGTGTGTCTGAGTTGTGAGAAGTGTGTGCCTAAGGGCAATTGAGTAACTGGGTTTCTCATGGGTCTGTAGGATGCTGCATGCCTATATATGTGTCTCTTTTTACCTTGAAGGATGTGTGTCCATCTGCGGTTGTCCGTTTTGTGTCCATGTACTTGTTTGATGCCTAAGAGTAATTGTGatcctgtgtgtgtttgtgcatatgTATGGGTCTATGGGCTGCTACATGTGTCTTTTCATGTTGAAAGTTGTACGTCTGCTGACTATCGTGGGTCCATTTGGATGTGGGTTTGTACACAGTGAAGGCTGTGGGTCTAATTGTAACTGTGTCCGTGTGGAATGCATGTTTAAAGGCTGAAGGGAATCTGTCTTTGCCTTTTATCCCCGGGTTATGAGAAAAATGTGTGTAGCCGTGTGACCAGAGCAAGAATGTGTTTGTCTCTCGGCCAATCTCCGTCCTCACCCAGGGCCTGGGGTCACGGTTACTTTCCAGGATGCCTCGGCACTGATTCCCAGAGGGGCGGGACCTGCAGGGCCCCGCCTCCAGCCACCAGGGATAGGCAAGCCTCTCTACCCTGGGCAGTAGCGGCCGGGTGTGTGGGTGTGAGGGTGTGGGAGTGTGGGTGGGTGGTGGGCGGGGTCTAGCCCGCATCACCAGCCACCCTCactcctcccgccccccccccccacagccgACTCCAGCCTGCTCATTGGCCCTGTCTGCAGTGACGTCGTGGGGATCGCAGACAGAACCCTCAGCGCCCGGCGCGCGGGAGGTATTGTCCGTCACTGGGGCTTTGTTACGTCGTCGCCTCCTCACCTGGCTGCGGGCGCGTCCTGGCAGCTGCAGCCCGGAGCTGGGTGCCAGCTGCTGCGGCCGCCGCCTCCGCCATGGTGTCCCCGGTCACTGTGGTGAGTGTGTGAGCGAGCGAGCCAGTGTCCGGCGCGGCCAGAGCCCACCGGCCTGGGGACTGGGCTGCGGGAGGCCAAGCAGCCGGGGGCCGAGGAAGGGCAGGGATCCCGCGGCGGCCGCGTCCCCAGGCGGGAGTCGACGCTGTCACGGTCCGCCGCATCCCAAACCTCTGCGCCCCTCCTCCGCGCGCCCGCCGCCGgtcggagggagggaggaagacagtgGGCACGTGACTCGGAAGCGTGACTTTGTTGATCGCTGTGTGTCTGGGGCGAGTTGGCTGGATCGCTgcctgggagaggaaggggacGGCAGCCGGCCGCAGGCTTCTGCGTGGGCAGACCACAGCGAGGCGTGGGAGAGGGcgggggagagcaggagggtgaCTGGGACCTCCTGGGAATCCTGTTCCAAATTtgtttcctccccttcctcatctTATAGAGAAGTCTGGGGAGGTGCAGGGCACGCCTCTGAGTCTAAACAGCCTTGATAACGCGCTGGAGGAAAAGAGGTCGTTCTCTATTGACACCCCTTGTTCAGACTTTCTCACCTGAACCTTtgtctctcccccgcccccctcctcctcctagTGCTGGGTTCTCTATGACTATCAAAACCTCCCCAGCTGCTACTGCTGTTTCTCCTTCTAGGAAatatggggctgggggaggggtgtggagtaGATGCTTCCAAGGGCTGGCaggtggaggctggggagatcgGGGGACTGTGAGGATAAGCTGTCTCCTCCTCTGCCCATGTCCCTGCCCTGACCAGCCTGCATGGGGGAATCTCCATAGGAAGGAACTTAGTCATCTCTTCTCACTGCTCTCACCCctggcagagccagggcaggCTTAGACCCTGGACCCACCATCTGcctcttcccagcctccttcaTCACAGCCTGTTCAGTCCCAGGTAACCAGGGACTGGAGGTCTGAGAGTCGGAGTGTGTACCTAGAGCCCTGTGCTGGGCGGCTCACCCAGCCAGAGGCCTATCACTTTGGGCAGAGCATGAGTATACCGGAAACCTCAGCTGCTATGAATCACTCTCAGAGCCCCGGTACCAGAGGCCCAAGAAAAGGAGCTTCAGGGGATCACAGATTCAGAATATCTGCAGCAGCCCCCTGGTGCCTGCATGGCCTTGGACACAACCTTTCTTTAGCTGCCCTCCCCCCTAATCTGGCTGAGACCAAGTCAGCTGCTCTAACTTCCCCCTCTCagttcctcatctcctcccagcCTGACTGCTGGCTTCTGATCAAAAGCTGGGAAGAgaacctctccctccccttcctgcctctctttctGATGTGCCTTGAATTGCTGTTGTTCTCTGGGAAATGAGGCTGACTGACACCCTCTCCAACCCCCCAATTCCTGAGATTGCTGGTATTTCAGGGACAGTTTTCTTGCTCCTAACTCATGGGTCCATTTCTCTAGGCAGCATCCCTGTCTCCTCTCCTTGCCCTTGATGGTACCTTGAGGCTGGGGCAGCTGGAGTGGAGGCTGAGTTTGCAGACTGGCCAGGGAGAGAGCCTGTGGGGCCTGAGATGGTTGACGGTGCCCACCCTCACACATTCCTGGCGCTCACCTGGTGTCGCTGGGCCTGTGTCCTGGCCCTACTGCTGAGGATCACGAGTTGGCCAGTTGTGGCGTCTCTGTGATTTCCTGCTGACTCCACTCTATTCCAGACAGCTGGGGGCTGATGCTGGCAGAGAGAGGCTAAAGGGgctttggggaaggagagggagggggcagaaagGGAGAAGCATTGAGCTGCAGGACGGGACACTATTGCAAAGTCTGTTTTCTGCGCAGTGAGTGACTATTctggtcctgccccagggccaAGAATGGATGCAACTAGCAGGGACAGTGGAGCCCTTTCTCTTCCAAATCAATTAAGCCTCAGGGTAATGATGGGCTTGTTCAGACTCTGCTGGCTGCTTGGGGCAGGCCAAACTGGGTTTCTGTGTGTCAATCCTCTCTGCTTGGGAGGTGGGCCTGTCTTTGGGGTGGATGCCTGGGCTGAGGGTGCTGGCTCTGAGCCCCGCTTTGGGCTTCTGAGCTCCCACGCTCTGAGTGCTGCCCTTGTCCTATGTCCTCCAGGTGAAGAGTGAGGGACCCAAGCTGGTGCCCTTCTTCAAAGCCACTTGTGTGTATTTTGTGCTCTGGCTGCCCTTGTCCAGCCCATCGTGGGTCAGCGCCCTCATCAAGTGTCTGCCCATCTTCTGCCTCTGGCTCTTCCTTCTGGCCCACGGCCTAGGATTCCTGCTGGCCCACCCCAGTGCCACCCGCATCTTTGTGGGGCTCGTCTTCTCTGCTCTAGGTGATGCCTTCCTCATCTGGCAGGACCAGGGCTACTTTGTGCACGGTCAGTCATCACAGTAACTACCTGGGTGGAATCCTGGGGTTGGGGGCTAGAGGACCCTGGGGGGCCAAGGATTTGGGAAAGGgaggttattttgtttttgttttttttttaacaagaatatGGGGAATTTGAGGGGTTCTGTGGCCAAAGACTGTTGGGGCCCCTGTTGGAGGATGACCCTGCCGGTGATATGGTGATCAGTTCTGGAGTGCCACAGGAGAGTTGGGGAGGGTATCTTTGCCTTCATGGATTTCTTCCCACCCCTGTTACTCCCAAAAGAAAGCTCCTGGGTTATCCCAAGCACTCTACTCCTACCCCCACCTCCTGTTACTCATTATTCACCTGAGCTTGGCTTCAACATCCCATCATCCCCTCTCACTTTTAGGTCTGCTGATGTTTGCTGTGACCCACATGTTCTATGCCTCGGCCTTTGGCATGCGGCCATTGGCTCTTCGGACAGGTCTGGTGATGGCAGTACTGTCGGGCCTGTGCTATGCCTTCCTCTACCCATGCCTCACAGGTGCCTTCACCTACCTGGTGGGGGTCTATATGGCCCTTATCAGCTTCATGGGCTGGCGGGCTGTGGCAGGGCTACAGCTGGTTGGGACTGCCTGGCGCTGGACTGAGCTGGCGGCGGGCAGCGGTGCACTGCTGTTTATTGTCTCAGACCTGACCATCGCCCTCAACAAGTTCTGCTTTCCTGTGCCCTACTCGCGGGCCCTCATCATGTCCACCTACTACGCCGCCCAGATGCTCATCGCCCTGTCAGCTGTCGAGAGCCGGGAGCCAGTGGAAGACTACAGACCGAGCAAGGCGAAATGAGGGGCCAGGATCTGGTCACCCCTCTCTTCTCCTGGCGCTGGGGTCCAGAACCTGGGAACTTCCAAGAGCTGGATCAGGGTGGCTGTAGTACCAGCCTGGGGCAGCAGGTACCGCCTGTGAAATGCACAAGTTTGAGGGGATAAGCAGCAAAAGGATCTTTCTAGCAAAGCTAGTGGTCCAGGACAATGCTGAGAACTAAAAAGAGCCAGCTTGATGCTCCTTGCTGGAGCCAGAAGAAGATATCTCCCCACCTCTACCCCATCCAGACTGTCAGAGCCCCTCCGGAGGGCCATGGTGCTCATCCTCTTAACCTCCCCTACTTCTACTAGATGGAAGAGTTTAACTCACCCACTTCCAGTCTTTTCTGATTTGCACAGagttgagggaggaggggaagagtcTGTGCTGAGATGACCCACGTCCAGGGCTTGAAGCCCCCTTTCACAGGCCCCTAGTTGGGAAGATTGGATGGGGTGGAGTCTCCCTTTCCCACATCTATCCTTGTTACTTGAACAATCTTAATCTCTAAGTGTTGGGTGGGAAGGTGAAGGGGTGTCTATCCAGGTAGGCAAGATTGGGGACTACTTTGGTCTGGGAGTTTAGGGTACCAAGGATTCAAGTTGGTCCCATCTCTCAAAGGCCATCCCAGAACTCAGGCCCCACACCACCACCCTCAGACCCTATCCCCAGGGCTAGGGTGAACCACGCCAAAGGAAGGGGccagcctgtgtgtgtgcatctgtatgTGAGTCTTGTGTGTGTAGTCTGTCTCCCAGCCTATCTATGTCTTACTCTGCCAGCTGTCTCTGACCTGCTGTGTGTCAAAGTCTTTTAGGGAGAGGGCCTCAGGGAGCTGCTGAGGGGTTGCTGAGCTTGGCTCAGAGAGCTGGGACGccccccacatacacacccacTCTCAGGTCTTTCCTCCTTGCCCCTCCTGCACTGGGAGTGAGAGGAGGGGGCTCCAGTGACACTCTAGGGTCATAAGACCCAAGGCACATTCAATGCAAGGGGAGCAAGGATGGGACAACTCCATCCGATTGCtcgtgtgaaaaaaaataaaaaatacccaaGGGCCATTGGCTGCTCTGCTTGTCTGCCTGTGTGGCACGTGCCTGTCTTGGAGAGGTGGGGGTGTGGGGCATGGCGCCAGGGGCCCTGGATGTCCTCACAGCCTGGGTCACAGTCCTGGCCGGTGCATCTTGGCGCCAGGCTGGCTCCCTGGCTCTGTTGACACTGCTGGTTGGAGCTTGTCTCCCTTCCTGCTCACGTGTGTGGGTGAGGATGTAGATCAAGAGGATGGGGGATGGCTAGTATTTTCCACCGTCCAAACTTGTCCTTGAGGCACTCCCCTGTGCACAGGTGCCCAGCACCTTTGGTGACTCCTAGTTACCCAGTGTCCTCTACTGCTAcccaactcctcccctccccaccccagacctgccagCTGCTCCAAAATGATCCAGATTCCCTTCAAGCATCTCCTTTCTTCCTGGACTCTGGGCTCAGTTGAACAGCTGGGAGGAATGAGATTAGATTGTCTGGTTCATACTCTAGATGTGAAGCCCTGGCAGAATAACGTGTCACCCCACTCCAGGGGCATTTGCATCTTAATGGGCAGCGCCCTGACCCAGAAGTAAAAAGGGAAGCCTTGGGTGGTGGTGAATACGCCATCAGTAGAGGGGTTGTACAGTTGTGGGGATGTGATAAAGAGACTCAAGCCCCATATGGGTGTTGAATgaatcagtgattttcaaactagGGTTTTTACAGAGATCCCTGCTAGTGGGAGCtagcaaaagaataaagtagagGAGGGAGGCTCAAAGACCCCCTATCCTTGTTTCAAGTCCAGTAGCttcttaagatttcttttttttaaaaggaagggttTTCTGCTGCAAAACATAAGTTTGAAAGCTGGCGAGCAGGATGACCAATCCCTTCTAGCTTTCAGATGCTCTAATTCTCAAATAGTGGGAACCCCAGACACTAAAGAGGCAAGGTCCTGATCCCTTCCAACCCCTGAACTCTGAAGACACACCTACCTGGAGTGAAGAAATGGGAAGGGCAGGATGGGGAGAAAGATGCAGACTTTGCGCACTATGCCCGGAGGGAGGGCAGGGCGCAGTGTGGctgtggaggaggggaaggcaaGGCGA is part of the Balaenoptera musculus isolate JJ_BM4_2016_0621 chromosome 8, mBalMus1.pri.v3, whole genome shotgun sequence genome and encodes:
- the TMEM86A gene encoding lysoplasmalogenase-like protein TMEM86A, with translation MVSPVTVVKSEGPKLVPFFKATCVYFVLWLPLSSPSWVSALIKCLPIFCLWLFLLAHGLGFLLAHPSATRIFVGLVFSALGDAFLIWQDQGYFVHGLLMFAVTHMFYASAFGMRPLALRTGLVMAVLSGLCYAFLYPCLTGAFTYLVGVYMALISFMGWRAVAGLQLVGTAWRWTELAAGSGALLFIVSDLTIALNKFCFPVPYSRALIMSTYYAAQMLIALSAVESREPVEDYRPSKAK